One window from the genome of Thermoanaerobacter uzonensis DSM 18761 encodes:
- a CDS encoding PIG-L deacetylase family protein: MNKKMKCIAIIILILFVAFAGLELKTYNYESKTPVKKLYPVPQIYQKVLVFAPHPDDETLASAGLIQDTIRYGGEVKVVIMTNGDSFKRAIIENYDLPFPTPHDFLHLGYDRQKETLFALKYLGVKEKNIIFLGYPDKGLAPLWWKYWNVPYKSFGTKTTISPYDNSYTLKVEYKGENIIKDLTKIIKEYNPTLIVYPHPNELHPDHWATNSFVKYALYLLEKENIPQFLYIVHRTDWPLPFGKHPQLNLNPPQNLLKTGTEWHLYPLAKTDIDKKGEAIMMYKTQIKVMKDFLLAFDRKTELYGFYEDGILKKYNKNRKFDDYKVIIDPEYDNFRDYENGSVDITGVYAYMQNNNLHVAIKCRQPAKPLYEYNLYGILFKGHKEITRINVKVTNGKLVNRKGDVNIKNRIVHITIPVNIDFDAIYLCATTTSNKYLIDKTAWRLLKKEK; the protein is encoded by the coding sequence ATGAATAAAAAAATGAAATGCATTGCAATAATTATTTTAATACTTTTTGTAGCCTTTGCTGGATTAGAATTAAAAACTTATAATTATGAAAGCAAAACTCCTGTTAAAAAACTTTATCCAGTTCCTCAAATTTATCAAAAAGTATTAGTTTTTGCACCTCACCCTGACGATGAAACATTGGCTTCAGCTGGCCTTATTCAAGACACTATAAGATATGGTGGTGAGGTAAAAGTCGTAATAATGACTAATGGAGATTCCTTTAAAAGGGCAATTATTGAAAATTATGACCTTCCTTTCCCCACACCTCATGATTTTTTGCATCTTGGATACGATAGACAAAAAGAGACTCTTTTCGCTTTAAAATACTTAGGAGTAAAAGAGAAAAACATTATTTTTTTAGGATATCCTGATAAAGGTTTAGCTCCTCTTTGGTGGAAATATTGGAATGTACCTTATAAAAGCTTTGGTACTAAGACAACAATAAGCCCCTATGATAATTCATACACTCTGAAAGTAGAATACAAAGGAGAAAACATAATAAAAGATTTAACAAAAATTATAAAAGAATATAACCCTACGCTTATTGTATATCCTCATCCAAATGAGCTTCATCCCGACCATTGGGCAACAAATAGTTTTGTAAAATATGCTCTATATTTGCTAGAAAAAGAAAATATACCGCAATTTTTATACATAGTTCATCGCACAGACTGGCCACTGCCTTTTGGAAAACACCCTCAATTAAATCTAAATCCTCCTCAAAATCTTTTGAAGACAGGAACAGAGTGGCATTTATACCCTCTTGCAAAAACCGATATAGACAAAAAGGGAGAAGCAATAATGATGTATAAAACTCAGATAAAAGTGATGAAAGACTTTTTATTGGCTTTTGACAGAAAAACAGAGCTGTATGGATTTTATGAAGACGGTATATTGAAAAAATACAATAAAAACCGTAAATTTGATGATTATAAAGTGATAATAGATCCAGAATATGATAATTTTAGAGATTATGAAAATGGAAGTGTTGATATAACAGGAGTATATGCATACATGCAAAACAATAATTTACACGTAGCTATAAAATGTAGACAACCTGCAAAGCCACTTTATGAATACAACTTATATGGTATACTATTTAAAGGTCATAAAGAAATTACAAGAATAAATGTAAAAGTTACAAATGGAAAATTAGTCAATAGAAAAGGAGATGTCAATATAAAAAATAGAATAGTTCATATCACTATTCCTGTAAATATAGACTTTGATGCAATATATTTATGTGCTACCACTACTTCTAATAAATATCTTATTGACAAAACAGCGTGGAGACTTTTGAAAAAAGAAAAATAA
- a CDS encoding LbetaH domain-containing protein — MIREDIFGNFPQIAHTAYIDNTAILIGNIVVGENVYIGPNVVIRADEVDENYKVGKIVINDGASIYDGVNINTIGASKIEIGKNAIISNGAIIKGECYIGNCCNINIKTIIFNSYIGDNCYIGINAILENVKIKDNMMVESGNILNEGNVALLVKPISKEKIDVIYKMSSANKILVNGYKLIGY, encoded by the coding sequence ATGATTAGGGAAGATATATTTGGGAATTTTCCTCAAATTGCTCATACAGCTTACATAGATAACACAGCGATTTTAATTGGCAATATTGTAGTAGGAGAAAATGTCTACATAGGACCTAATGTTGTCATTAGAGCAGATGAAGTTGATGAAAATTACAAAGTGGGTAAAATTGTTATTAATGATGGTGCAAGTATTTATGATGGAGTTAATATAAATACAATAGGGGCTTCAAAAATTGAAATAGGGAAAAATGCTATTATTTCCAATGGAGCAATAATAAAGGGAGAATGCTATATTGGGAATTGCTGTAATATTAATATAAAAACTATAATATTTAACTCTTACATTGGTGATAATTGTTACATTGGAATAAACGCTATATTGGAGAATGTAAAAATAAAAGACAATATGATGGTGGAGTCTGGAAATATTTTAAATGAAGGCAATGTAGCTTTATTGGTGAAACCAATTTCAAAGGAAAAAATTGATGTAATTTACAAAATGAGTTCTGCAAATAAAATTTTAGTAAATGGCTACAAGTTAATAGGATATTGA